The Limibacillus sp. sequence GGCTCATCGCCTCTCATCCGCCCTTCGGCTTTGTCGCCAGGGGTATTCAAGAAAAAGGGCCCCGGCTGGGGCCCTTTTAAGGTCGGCTGGCTTAGCCGACGATCTCGGTCTGAGCGAAGAAGTAGGCGATCTCGATCGCCGCGTTCTCCTGCGAATCGGAGCCGTGCACCGAGTTCGCCTCGATCGATTCGGCGAAGTCCTTGCGGATCGTGCCGGCATCGGCGTTCTCGGGGTTGGTGGCGCCCATCACTTCGCGATTCTTGGCAACGGCGTTCTCGCCTTCCAGCACCTGCACGACCACCGGGCCGGAGATCATGAACTGGCAGAGGTCGCCGAAGAAGGGGCGCTCCTTGTGGACGGCATAGAAACCCTCGGCCTGGGCCAGGGTCAGCTGAATGCGCTTCTGCGCGACGATACGCAGGCCGGCGTCCTCGAAACGGGCGTTGATCTTGCCCGTGAGGTTGCGGCGCGTGGCGTCCGGCTTGATGATCGAAAGGGTGCGCTCGATAGCCATGGCGGCGGCTCTCCGTTTTCCTATCTGTTGAAAAGGCCCGCCCATGACGGCGAGCCCAAAACCCGAATTGCGCGGCTGCTATACCTGTTCTGCTGCGTTGCGGCAAGTCCGAAAAGCCCGAAAAAGGCCCTCTTCCTGCGGCCCCCGGCCCGTGCTATCTCCTGGCCCCGTCATGATGCACATCAACGGCCTCACGCTGCGCGTAGGAGCGCGCGTCCTGCTTCAGGACGCCACCGCCGCCATCAACAAGGGTGAGCGGGTCGGAGTCGTGGGCCGCAACGGCAGCGGCAAGTCGACCCTGCTGAAAGCGATCTCAGGCGAGTTCCCCATTGACGGCGGGAGCATCTCCCTGCCCCGCGGGGAGAGCATCGGCCTGCTCCGCCAGCACATGCCCGAGGGCGAGGAGACCCTGCTCGACGTGGTCCTCGCCGCGGACCGGGAGCGGGCGGGCCTGCTGGCCGAGGCGGAGACCTGCAAGGAACCGCACCGCATCGCCGAGATCCACACAAGGCTGGCCGACATTGAAGCCCACAGCGCCCCGGCCCGCGCGGCGCGCATCCTCTCGGGCCTCGGCTTCGACGAGGCAGCGCAGGCGCGCCCGCTGTCCACCTTCTCCGGCGGCTGGCGCATGCGCGTGGCGCTGGCCGGCCTGCTGTTCTCGCGCCCCTCCCTTCTGCTGCTCGATGAGCCCAGCAACCATCTGGACCTGGAGGCGACCCTCTGGCTCGAGGGTTTCCTGAAGAGCTATCCGGGCACGCTGCTGTTGGTCTCCCACGACCGGCGGCTCCTGAACAACGTCGCCCAGAAGATCCTGCACTTCGAGGGCTCGCGCCTGGTGCTCTACAGCGGCAACTACGACCGCTTTCAGCGGACCCGCCGCGAGCGGATCGAACGTCAGGCGGCGCTCCAGACCAAGCAGCTCGCCCAGCGCCGCCATATCCAGGCCTTCATCGACCGCTTCCGCGCGCAGGCGAACAAGGCCCGTCAGGCGCAGTCGCGCATCAAGATGCTGGAGCGCATGGAGCCCATCGCCTCAGTGGTGGAGGAATCCACCATCGGTTTCGACTTCCCGAAGCCCGAGCCCCTGTCGCCGCCGATCCTGACGCTGGAGGACTGCGCGGTCGGTTACGCCCCCGGCGCGCCGGTGCTGAAGGACCTGAACCTGCGCGTCGACATGGACGACCGCATCGCGCTCTTGGGCGCCAACGGCAACGGCAAGTCGACCTTCATGCGGCTGATCTCCAGCCGTCTCAAGCCGCTGGACGGCAAGATCGCCCGCTCCTCCAAGCTCAAGGTCGGCTACTTCGCGCAGGAACAGGCAGAAGAACTCGACCTGAAGGCAAGCCCGCTGGACCACATCCAGCGTCTCATGCCCATGGCGACGGAGACCAAGATGCGCGCCCAGCTCGGACGCTTCGGTTTCTCCGGCGACAAGGCCGACACCAAGGTCGAGAAGCTCTCCGGCGGAGAGCGAGCGCGGCTGCTGTTCGCCCTGATGAGCCGCGAGGCGCCCCAGATCCTGCTGCTCGACGAGCCGACCAACCACCTGGACGTCGACAGCCGGGAAGCGCTGATCCAGGCGCTCAACGCCTACGAGGGCGCGCTGATCCTGGTGACCCACGACCCGCACCTGATCGAGCTGGTCGCCGACCGGCTCTGGATCGTGCGGGACGGCGGGGTGCATTCCTTCGAGGGCGACCTGGAGGACTATCAGAAACTGCTGGCCGAACAGCGCCGGGAGGAGCGCGAGCAGCGGCGCGGAAAATCGCAGAGCTCAGGCACGACGCCGGCGCCGCGCAAGCCGGAGCCGCGCAAGAAGGACCGCAAAGCCGCCGCCCAGGCACGAGAGGCGGCCTCCGGCCTGCGCAAGAAAGTGGCGGAAGCCGAAGCCCGGCTTGAGAAGCTCACCAAGGCCAAGGAGATCCTGGAGGGCCGGCTCGCCGACCCGCAGACCTACGACGCCGAGGCGGACAAGCTGGGCGACCTTCAGCGCCAGCACGCCGAGATCGCGCGCGCCATCGCCAAGACCGAAGAATCCTGGCTGGCCGCGCAGAGCGACCTGGAAGCCGCCGAGAACTGATAAGAGAAAAACACACCCGGCCCTGCGCGGGACGCTGATCTGGGCTGCGCGCGCCAGGGTGTCCCGCGCTGCTCTTCATCCCTAGACTGCCGCGCCATGAGCAAGGAGAACGACAGCAAGGGGACGGTCGAAGCGTTGCTGCCTTCAGACGAGGCGGCGGGCGTGATGAAGGCCATCGGCATCATGCTGCTGGGCATTCTGCTGATCTCCATCATGGACGCCCTGCTCAAGTGGCTGGGCAGCCGGTACGACGTGGTGCAGATCATCTTCTTCCGCGCGGTCTTCGCCTTCATCCCCGTGGGCATCGCGCTTTATCTGCGCGGCGGCCTGGGGCAACTGCGGACCAACAAGCCCGTCGCCCACTTTCTGCGCGCCATGACCGGGCTCGGCGCGCTGATGCTCTTCGTCAAGGGCCTGACGCTCCTGCCTCTGGCGAGCGTCATCGCCATAGCCTTCGCGGCCCCCATCTTCGTCACCGCCTTTTCCGTCCCGCTCTTGAAGGAGCATGTCGGCGTGCGGCGCTGGACGGCCGTCCTGGTCGGCTTTCTAGGCGTGCTGATCATGGTGCGTCCCGGCGGGGATCTCTTTCAGTGGAACGCGGTCTACGTCCTCGGGGCCGTCCTGCTCTATTCGCTGATGATCATCCTGGTCAGGGTGCTGGGCCGGACCGAAAGCCCCTCCTCCATCGTGTTCTACCAGAGCCTCTATTCCTGCCTGGTGATGGGGCTTTTCCTGCCCTTCTTCTGGACCACGCCGCCCTGGGAGCACCTGCTGATCCTGATCGCGACGGGTCTGGTCGGCGGCACGGCCCAGCTCTGCCTGACGGCGGCCTACTCGCGCGCCAACGTCGCGGTCGTCGCGCCCTTCGAATACTCGGCCATGCTGTGGGCCGTGATCTTCGGCTACTTCTTCTTCGCCGAACTGCCAGGGGTCGAGGTCTGGATGGGCGCGCCGGTGGTGATCGCGTCGGGCATCTACATCGCGATGCGTGAAGCCAAGCTCGACCTGCGGCGCTCCTGGATGAAGCGCTTCCTGATCCGGCGCTAGAAAGCGGCCGTCACGGCTGCCAGAGCGCGGGCTTCGCCCAGGCCGGCGGCACCTGAAGGCGGCCCGCTGGCGCACGGGCGCCGTCCTCGAGCGCCAGGGACTGCCAAGCCTGTGCCCAGTCCGGCGGCAGAGGATAGGGTGTGGAGACGCCCTGCTCCGGAGCGAACCCAAAGCGCCGATAGTAGGCGGGATCGCCCAGCAGCAAGGCCCGGGAAAAGCCCTGCGCTGCCAGCCGGGCCAGAGCGAAGCGCAGCAGGGAACCGCCGATGCCCTGGCGCTGCCGCGCGGGAAGGACGGCCAACGGCCCCAGAAGCGACAGTCTCGCACCGCGGTCCTCTTCCAGGGCGCAGGCGGTCAGGAGCAGATGCCCGGAAATATCGCCGCCCTCCGCGGCCACCAACGAGGTGACCGTGGGTCCTTCGCGCAGCAATTCCCGGATCAGGGGCAGCAGGTCTTCATCGGGAAAGGCTTCGGCATAAAGCGTTTCGAGAGCGGGCCAATCGCCCCGGCCGCCGTCTCGGATCTCCGGGCCCTCGGGCGCTGCGGCGCTCACGCCTTTTGCTGCCAGCGGCCGCTGTCGTCCTGCTGCCAGTAGGTGACCTCGTGTCCTGCGTCCTTGTAGGTCTTCCAGCGGCTGCGAGCGGCCGAAACGGCGGCCTCGTCGTTGCCGTCGAAAAGTTCGGCGACCAGCTCGAACTCGGCGGTCTTGGCGCTCTCCGCCCCATCGGCGAGGAATAGGACCTCTCCGCCGTTGGGCCGCTCCTCCTCCAGCGTCAGCCAGACCGGCTGCTCCGCTGGGTGGCCTTCGGCGGGGCCGCCGTGCGGCAGGAAACTGCCCGCGTCGTAACTCCAGAGCCAATCGTTGAGAGCGTCCAGGCGTTCTTGCGATCCGAGCTGCACCACGGCCCGCTGTCCCCGCTCCAACACGCGCGAAAGCATGACCGGCAGGACCCGATCCAGGTTGGCGCGTTGCAGATGATAAAAGCGGACTTCAGTCATGATGCCGGGGACGTAATGCCGGGGATAGGACCGGGGCGGAGGCGCACAGCCTCCGCCCGTCACATCAGCCCCTACTTCTCGTGCTCTGCAGCGATCCAGCGGTCGAGCAGCCGCACACCGAAGGCGGTCGCCCCCTTGGGGACCGAGGGCTTGTCCTCGTTCGACCAGGTGACGCCGGCGATGTCCAAGTGCGCCCAGGGCGTGCCCTTCTGGATGAAGCGCTGCAGGAACTGCGCGGCGGTGATGGAGCCCGCCGAACGATTGCCGGTGTTCTTCATGTCGGCGACCTGGCAGTTGATCTGCTTGTCGTAGGCCTCGCCCAGCGGGAGACGCCAGAGCTTCTCGCCAACCGAGCTGCCGGCCGTTGTCAGCTGTTCGGAAAGCCCGTCGTCGTTTGAGAAGAGCCCTGCGTGCTCGTGACCCAGCGAGATGATGATCGCCCCGGTGAGGGTCGCGAGATCGACAATGGCCTTTGGCTTGTAGGTCTCCTGGCCATACCAGAGGGCATCGGCCAGAACCAGGCGCCCCTCGGCGTCCGTGTTGATGATCTCGATGGTCTGTCCGGACATGGAGGTCACCACGTCGCCCGGACGCTGGGCATTGCCGTCGGGCATGTTCTCGACCAGGCCGCAGATGCCCACGACGTTGGCCTTGGCCTTGCGGGCGGCCAGCGCGCGCATCAGGCCGATGACCACACCGGCGCCGCCCATGTCCCACTTCATGTCCTCCATGCCGCCGGCCGGTTTGATTGAGATGCCGCCGGTATCGAAGGTCACGCCCTTGCCGACCACCATGACCGGCTGATCGGCCTTGGCGGGCTTGGCCTTGCCCTTGGCCTTGGGCTTGCCGGCACCGTTCCAGCGCATGACGAGGAGCTGGGATTCGCGGGTCGAGCCCTGCCCAACGCCCAAAAGAGCCCCCATGCCGAGCTTCTTCATCTCCTTCTCGCCCAGCACGTCGATCTCGATGCCGAGCTTGGTCAGCTCCTTGGCCCGTTCGACGAAACTTTCGGGATAGATGACGTTGGGCGGCTCCGACACGATATCGCGCGTTGCGAAGACGCCGCTGGCGATGGCCTCCAGCTCGGCAAAGGCCTTCTTGGCGGCGGTGTGCGCCGCGCTCGCCACGGTGAAGCCTTTCAGGGTCGGCTTCTGCTCCGGCTTTTCCTTGGTGCGATACTTGTCGAAGCGGTAGCTGCGCAGATGCGCCCCCAAGGCCGCCAGGGCCGCGTCCCGGCCGGCGTCGCGCGCCTCGCCGATGGGGTCCAGCAACAGGGTGGCCTGTCCCTCTCCGCTTGCATTGAGACGGGCGACGGCCCTGCCGCCCAGCGCCTCGACATCCAGATCGCCGATGTCCTTCAGGGCGCCCAGTCCCATCACGAGGATACGGCTGACATCCACGTTGGCCGGGGCTGCGATCTCCAGGATCTGACCCTTGCCGCCTTTGAAGCGGCTGTTCGCCATGGCGCGCGTGATCGCGCCGCCGCAGGCCTCGTCGGCCTCGGCCGCGCCTGCGGAAAGCTTGCGATTGTCAAAGGCGGTAACCACCACCGCGCCCTTGCTGGGAAGTCCCGGCTTGACGAAGCTGATCTTCATTTACGTCCTCTTTTCCTGCTTATCCATTTCGGTTGCCCGCCGCCCGGTCGGGGCGCTGCGGCTTTGGAGCGAGTTTTGGACCCTGCGCTGCCACGCGGCGCCCGGCACTTGTAATTTTTCCCGGCTATTGGGATAGCTTTCCCGCAAACCGGGCGGGCAATCAATAGCACACCTCACGACATGGGTGCGACGGCCCGCGCTGTGAAGGCTTTAAAGCACTGTCGTGAGGCAATGGGAATCCCTATAGTCGGGCGCATGCAGATACTGGAACGCTACATCTTGAAGCAGTTGCTGGCGGTGGCCGTCGTGGTGACCCTCGGCCTTACCTTCACGGTGTGGCTGAGCCAGTCGCTGCGCTTGATGAAGCTGATCGTGAATCAAGGTTTGGAGATCAGTTCCTTTCTCTACCTGATCAGTCTTCTGGCCCCTTCGTTCATCCTGCTGGTCATGCCGATCGCCGCCTTCTGCGCGGTGCTGGTCATCTACAATAAACTGATCGTCGACAGCGAGATGGTGGTGATGCGCTCGGTCGGCATCAGCGCCTGGCAACTGGCGCGCCCCGCGCTCTGGCTCGGGGCTATCGTGACGCTGTTCGGGTTCTTCGTTTCCTTGTATCTGCTTCCGAGTTCCTATCGCAATTTCAAAGACATACAGTATGAGCTCCGCAGCGAATTGGGCTCTCTCCTGATCGAGGAAGGCGTGTTCAACGAGGTGACGTCGGGGCTCACCGTCTACGTGCGGGAGCGCGCGGAAGACGGCACGCTTAAGGGCATACTCGTACATGACAGCCGCAACGCCCAGGCGCCCGTCACCATGATGGCCGAACGCGGCGCCATCGCCGAGGGCGAGGATGGCCCGAAGGTGGTCATGGCGCAGGGCAACCGTCAGGAACTGGACCGCGCGACGGGAAAGCTGTCGATGCTTTATTTCGACCGTTACACGCTGGTGGTCGATCAACTTCGCGGGCAGGGACCGGCGCGCTGGCGCGAACCGCGGGAGCGGTACATCCATGAACTGCTAGGCCAGAGCAGCCACCCAAAAGACCGGGAGAACGCGGTCAGGCTGATCGCAGAGGCGAACCGCCGCATCTCTCTGCCGCTGCTCGCATTCTCCCTGGTGCTGGTGGGGCTGGCGTTCTTGTTGTCCGGTGAGTTCAACCGGCGGGGTCAGACCAAGCGGCTCATGCTGGCGACCCTGACGGTTGCCGCAATCGAAGCCGCCTCTTTCGGCGTGGGCTCCGCGGTCGATGACGACCTAGCCTTTGTCCCGGGCCTTTATCTGGTATCCCTGCTGCCCGGGCTCGCGGCGGCCTGGGTCCTGACCACGGGAGCCAGACCGAAACGGACCGCGCTTCAGCGGGAGGGCTCCGAGCCGGACGGCTATGCCGGCAGCGGGGAGGCGCGGACATGACGGCTGCCTTCAAGGACCGCGACGCCTTCGCGCCGGGCAGCGCGCGGCGCAAGCTCTCGCTTACGCTCACCCGTTACATCGCTCGGACCTTCATGACCTGGTTCGGGATCTTGGCGTTCTGCGTTTCCGGGATCATTCTCCTGGCCTCCGGATTGGACACCCTGAACAACCTGGCGGGCCGCGTTGAGGTCTCGCTTGTCACCTCCATCAGATTCGCTTTCCTGAAGCTGCCGTTCATCTTTCAGGAGACCCTGCCTTTCCTGGTGCTCTTTTCGAGCCTGGCGACCTTCTGGCGGCTCGTGCGCTCCCATGAACTGGTTTCAATGCGGGCGGTCGGCGTTTCCGTCTGGCAGTTCCTGACGCCGGTGCTGATCTGCGCCCTTCTCGTGGGGGCGGTGGGAACGGCCGCGCTCAACCCCATCGCGTCGGAAACCTACGGCATCTTCGAGGACCAGAGGCGCAAGGTGATGGACAGCGAAGACAGCGCCATGCAGGTCTCGGGCTCGGGACTGTGGATCCGTCAGCCCGACCTGACATCGCAGTCGCCCTCGGCGGTCTACATCCTGCAGGCCCGCGAGGTGGACCCAAGGCGCTCCTTCACGCGGGACTTCATCGCCTTTAGGTATGACGACCAGGGCACCTTCGTGGAGCGGTTCGACGCAGAGACGGCGGACCTCGTAGGCGGCGCCTGGAAGCTGTCCAATGTTTGGGTCAGCGGCCCAGGACGGCCTTCCCGATTTGAGGAAAGCGTCTCGATTCCCAGCGATCTGGATTTCAGCAAGATCGAGGAGAGCTTCGCGAAGTCCGAGACGGTCTCCTTCTGGGAACTGCCGGGGTTCATCAGCGTACTGGAGCGCGCCGGTTTCTCGGCAACGGAACACAGGCTGCAATACCACCGCCTGTTGTCGTTGCCCTTGTTGCTCGCCGCCATGGCGCTGCTCGCCGCCACCACCTCGCTCCGCCCTCACCGGCGAGGCCGCGTGGGACTTTTGCTGCTCACGGGCATCGTCACGGGCTTTCTTGTCTTTATCTTCAGCAACGTGATCTTTGCTCTTGGTCTTTCCGGCAAAATCCCTATCGTGCTAGCAGCTTGGACGCCAGCGGGGGTGACGCTGATGTTCGGGGCGGCACTGTTGCTGCATCTAGAAGACGGGTAAGGCAGTACCTTGACGGGGGGCATTCTAAATAGCGCAAGCAGACGGCTGCTCCTTAGCGGCCTCGTCTTTACGCCTCTCGTACTTCTTCTCTCCGCCGTCACGCTGGAAAGGGTTTCCGTCATTGGCACGGCCGCCGCCCAGGAACAGTTTGATCCGGACGAACCCTCCTTGCTTACGGCCGACGAAGTCACCTACGACGAATCTCTCGGTGTCGTTGTGGCGCGGGGCAACGTGGAGGTCAGTCAAGGACAGCGCGTCCTGAAGGCCGACACGGTCAGCTACAACACCCGCACCCGGGTCGTCACCGCCTCGGGAAACGTGAGCCTGACAGAACCCACGGGCGACGTGCTGTTCGCTGAGTACGTCGAGCTGACCGACGATCTGGCCGAGGGCTTTATCTCCGGTGTCGGCGCGCTGCTTTCGGACGACTCCCGGCTGGTGGCGGCGCGCGGCTACCGCCGGGGCGACCGCGAGATCACGCTGGAGCGCGGCGTCTTCTCACCCTGCGATCTCTGCCGTGACGACCCCACCCGGGCGCCGCTCTGGCAGATCAAGGCGGCCGAGGTCACCCACGATCAGGTCGAGAAGACCATCGAGTACCGCGATGCCAGGATGGAGATCTTCGGCATACCGGTCGCCTACACGCCCTACTTCGAGCACCCCGATCCGACGGTCGAGCGCAAGGAAGGCTTTCTGGCACCCAGCTTCATCAGTTCCAGTGAGCTCGGCTACGGTGTGCGCACCCCCTACTACTGGCCGATCGGAACCGACAAGAACCTGACCCTGACCCCGCTCATGACCGCGGACAAGGTCTTCATGCTGGCGGGCAATTACGAGCAGATTTTCACGAGCGGCTACATAGAGGTCGAGACCAGCGCGACCTATGGCGAGCGCGACACCGGCACCACCACGCTGGACGATCAGTTCCGGGGCCACTTTTTCTCCAACGGCGAGTTCGCCCTGGATGAGAACTGGCGCACGGACTATCAAGTCCAGCTCGTCACCGACGACACCTACCTGCGCATCTACGACTTCGACAATCCCAACCCCCTGACCACGCGGGGCACGGTCGAGTACTTCGAGGGCCGCGACTACGGCTTCTTCAACTCCTTCTATTTCGAGGGCACGCGAAGCAGGGACGTGGACGATCAGGCGCCCTTGGTCCTGCCGGAGATCGGCTACTCCTTCGTCGGCGAGCCCCTGGACACTGACGGCATCCTTCAGGATTCGGTTTTCAGTTTCGACATGGCCTTTCTCGGGATTTCGCGCTTCGACGGCCAGGACGTGCGCCGCGCCAGCTTCGTGGGAGATTGGGAACGGCCCTATTTCCACCCGAACGGCAGCGTGTTCACCCTGCGGGCCGAGGTCCTGGGCACGCTCTACAACTACGCGGACTCCGACCCGAACAGCCAGGCCGTCGTCCCAGGGCCCGGCGTCCAGACCGAAGACGGGGTCACGGGCCGCTTCTTCCCGGCGGCGGCCATGGAGTGGCGCTATCCACTGGTCAGCGACCAGGGCTGGCTCGACCAGACCATCGAGCCCATCGTCCAGTTCGTCGCGGCCCCCAGTTCAAACTTCCTGGCCGGTGAGGACATTCCGAACGAAGACAGCCGGGACGTCGAGTTCGATGACAGCAACCTCTTTTCGCTCAACCGTTTCCCAGGCGTCGACCGGGTCAGCGGCGGCACGCGGGTGGACTACGGGGTGCGCTGGACCGGACAGTCCGAAGAATACGGCTACGGCGAGTTCCTGATCGGACAGTCCTACCGCTTCACCGACGACAGCGCCTTTACCCAGCCGACGGGGCTTGCCGAAGATCTGTCGGACATCGTCGGCCGCTTCACGGTCATTCCCGACCCCTCCTTCAGCGCCACCTACCGCTTCCGGCTGGACAAGGACGATTTCGAGGGGCGCCGCCACGATTTGGAAGTCACGGTCGGGCCGCCGGCTTACCGGGTCAGCATGGGCTACTTCCTCTCCGCGGAGGAAATCGCGCCGGGCAATTCCATCGTGCAGGAAGAGGAGATCCAGCTCGGCTTTGATTCGCGCCTCAACAAGTTCTGGTACTTCTCGGCGGACTGGGTCCACGATTTGAACACCAACGACACGCGCTCCATCAGCGTGGGCCTGCTCTATTCCGACGAATGCTGTGATTTGCGCATCCGCGCGGTGAAGGAATTCTTCGCCGATCGGGAGGTGGAGCCCAGCGAAGCCATCTACGTCGAGGTCTTCTTCAAGCACCTGGGCGGTGTCGAGGGTGGCAGCTAAGCGACTTGTTTGCGCCCGCCGCGCTGTGCTACTGCCAAAAAGCAACGGTCGTCCGCCAAGCGGGGGATGAAGGGACGCCCGGCGATAAAAAAGACCGAAAGGCTTCAAGACACCCATGTTTAGAGCGTTGCCGCGTTACCGCCCGTTTCTCCTGCTGCTCGGCCTGCTGGCCTTGAGCCTGCTTCTGACGCTGCCCGGCGGCGGGCGCGAGGCCCGTGCGCAGAATACGCTGAGTGCCGCGGCCGTGGTGAACGACGACATCATCAGCGGCTTGGACCTGAGCTTGCGCACCCGGCTTTCCATTCTCTCGATCGGTGCGCAGGATACGCCGCAGATTCGCCAGCGGCTGACGCCCCAGGTTCTGCGGGTCATGATCGACGAGCGGCTCCAGCTTCAAGAGGCCGAGCGCTTGTCGATCGAGGTGAGCGAACCTGAGATCGATCAAGCCTTCGCCAGCATCGCCGAGAGAAACCGCATGACGCCCGGACAGTTCGAACAGGTGCTGCGCGACAACGGCGTCCTGCCCAGCACCATGCGCAACCAGATCCGCGCGGAGTTGTCTTGGCGCAAGGTGGTGGACCGCCGCATGCGCAATCAGGTCGCGATCAGCGATGAGCAGGTGGACGCGGAGGAAGAGCGTCTGCGGGCCTCGGAGGGGCAGGAGCAGTACCGTGTCGCCGAGCTCTTCCTCTCCGTGGACCAGCCGTCCGAGGAGGAGCAGGTGCGCGAGACCGCGGAACGCTTGCTCCAGGAAATTCAGCGCGGCGTGCAGTTCCAGTCCCTGGCGACCCAGTTCTCTGAATCCATGACCGCGCCGGTCGGCGGCGACATGGGCTTCATCACGCTCGACCAGCTCGACCCGGCGGTGGCCCAGGCGGCGGCGGACCTGCAGAAGGGCGGGATCGCCGGCCCGATACGGGGCATCGCGGGTTACTACATCATCGGCATCATCGACCGGCGCCAGCTCCAGCTCGGAGAGACGCTCTGGAACATGCGCGCGGTGACGCTCCCCTT is a genomic window containing:
- a CDS encoding peptidylprolyl isomerase, whose amino-acid sequence is MFRALPRYRPFLLLLGLLALSLLLTLPGGGREARAQNTLSAAAVVNDDIISGLDLSLRTRLSILSIGAQDTPQIRQRLTPQVLRVMIDERLQLQEAERLSIEVSEPEIDQAFASIAERNRMTPGQFEQVLRDNGVLPSTMRNQIRAELSWRKVVDRRMRNQVAISDEQVDAEEERLRASEGQEQYRVAELFLSVDQPSEEEQVRETAERLLQEIQRGVQFQSLATQFSESMTAPVGGDMGFITLDQLDPAVAQAAADLQKGGIAGPIRGIAGYYIIGIIDRRQLQLGETLWNMRAVTLPLPPGASEDLVEQRLAEARDLRDQIEGCSNLQSRVTDEVADAQVNDLGNQRPSDLPPDMARVSQNAQDEAFTEPFRRADSVVLAMICGRDASGLDRERIANRLRQEQLELLSRRYMRDLRRAANVDIRQ
- the lptD gene encoding LPS assembly protein LptD; translated protein: MLTADEVTYDESLGVVVARGNVEVSQGQRVLKADTVSYNTRTRVVTASGNVSLTEPTGDVLFAEYVELTDDLAEGFISGVGALLSDDSRLVAARGYRRGDREITLERGVFSPCDLCRDDPTRAPLWQIKAAEVTHDQVEKTIEYRDARMEIFGIPVAYTPYFEHPDPTVERKEGFLAPSFISSSELGYGVRTPYYWPIGTDKNLTLTPLMTADKVFMLAGNYEQIFTSGYIEVETSATYGERDTGTTTLDDQFRGHFFSNGEFALDENWRTDYQVQLVTDDTYLRIYDFDNPNPLTTRGTVEYFEGRDYGFFNSFYFEGTRSRDVDDQAPLVLPEIGYSFVGEPLDTDGILQDSVFSFDMAFLGISRFDGQDVRRASFVGDWERPYFHPNGSVFTLRAEVLGTLYNYADSDPNSQAVVPGPGVQTEDGVTGRFFPAAAMEWRYPLVSDQGWLDQTIEPIVQFVAAPSSNFLAGEDIPNEDSRDVEFDDSNLFSLNRFPGVDRVSGGTRVDYGVRWTGQSEEYGYGEFLIGQSYRFTDDSAFTQPTGLAEDLSDIVGRFTVIPDPSFSATYRFRLDKDDFEGRRHDLEVTVGPPAYRVSMGYFLSAEEIAPGNSIVQEEEIQLGFDSRLNKFWYFSADWVHDLNTNDTRSISVGLLYSDECCDLRIRAVKEFFADREVEPSEAIYVEVFFKHLGGVEGGS